The following coding sequences lie in one Montipora foliosa isolate CH-2021 chromosome 11, ASM3666993v2, whole genome shotgun sequence genomic window:
- the LOC137975200 gene encoding uncharacterized protein: MSSFHEVQEQLLLSYEVGLLDEDEFLLLHEQFMPKNPNFSYEEYERFSLDEMNDAKCLAEFRVRKHDLQILSEVLQIPDSFRCYQRSVVDGMEGLCILLRRLSYPCRYSDMISRFGLPVPVLSMVSNDVLDFIYNTHRHRITQWNHNVLNPAALQIYSNVISGKGAALHNCFGFVDGTVRPVCRPGEHQRVIYNGHKSVHALKFQCVALPNGLIGNLSGPVEGRKHDAGMLADSGLLQDLQCFANSQAGNPFCLCGDPAYPHRIYLQTPFQNRALTAPMIAFNQSMSTVRESVEWLFNDIVNYFKFMDFKKNLKISLSSVGKMYVVCAILRNALTCLYPNQTSQYFNLDPPTLQDYFV; the protein is encoded by the exons atgtCTTCTTTTCACGAGGTCCAAGAGCAACTTCTTTTGAGTTATGAGGTCGGTCTTCTAGATGAAGATGAGTTTTTGCTACTACACGAGCAATTTATGCCGAAAAATCCCAACTTCTCGTACGAGGAATACGAGAGGTTTTCCCTCGATGAGATGAACGATGCCAAGTGCTTGGCAGAGTTTAGAGTTAGAAAGCACGACTTGCAAATTCTCTCAGAGGTTCTTCAAATACCTGATAGCTTCAGATGCTATCAAAGAAGTGTTGTTGACGGAATGGAAGGTCTCTGCATTCTTCTTAGAAGATTAAGTTATCCCTGCAGATACAGTGACATGATTTCTCGATTCGGACTGCCAGTACCAGTTCTCAGTATGGTCAGTAATGACGTCTTGGATTTTATATATAACACTCACAGACATCGCATAACACAGTGGAACCACAATGTGCTTAATCCAGCTGCATTACAGATTTACAGTAACGTTATTTCCGGCAAAGGAGCTGCTTTACATAATTGTTTTGGGTTCGTTGATGGGACCGTTCGACCCGTATGCAGACCAGGAGAGCACCAAAGAGTCATCTACAACGGCCATAAGAGTGTTCACGCTCTAAAATTCCAGTGTGTGGCTCTACCCAATGGTTTAATTGGTAACCTATCTGGTCCAGTGG AGGGTCGTAAACACGATGCTGGAATGCTAGCTGATTCAGGACTTCTTCAAGACCTgcaatgctttgcaaattcacaAGCTGGCAATCCATTTTGCTTGTGCGGCGATCCGGCATACCCTCATAGAATTTACTTACAGACGCCATTCCAAAATAGAGCCCTTACTGCCCCAATGATTGCTTTCAACCAGTCTATGAGCACAGTGCGGGAGTCCGTAGAATGGCTGTTTAATgacattgtaaattattttaAGTTTATGGACTTTAAAAAGAATCTAAAAATTAGTTTGAGTAGTGTAGGAAAGATGTACGTCGTTTGTGCAATTCTCAGGAATGCTCTTACATGCCTATATCCAAATCAGACATCACAATACTTTAACTTAGATCCGCCAACACTACAAGATTACTTTGTTTGA